The following is a genomic window from Mercenaria mercenaria strain notata unplaced genomic scaffold, MADL_Memer_1 contig_1059, whole genome shotgun sequence.
ATGACTCGGGTCATCCGAACTGTGCGCGTTTGCTATCGAAGCGGCATtgctgttttttaaattttacatgttttttttcctaGCTGACAGTGTATAAGACAAACGTGTTTTAAGATATCCgatatttgtcttttttgcaTGTGCAACACATGACGCAACAACTAAATTTTCCAATAGCATTCATACATAAAGCATTTTTATTCAGCAGATGGAGACTAGATAAATTActgtgatatttatatatataaatgtctaCTTGGAAAATTCCACAAGCATACATTAACATAATACAGTATGTACAAAACAGGTACTAGTAATTCATGTTCAAACAACTTACTCTACTCTACTCTACAGAAACATTTGGTATTacacaaaatgaaatgtataCAAGAATAGGAATATTGCATtcaataatttcaacaatttcaaACTGAAACACCTTAAACTATTTAGACAAATAAGCTTCATGTGATATGTAACATGTTGCTAATCTTTGATTTTGAGTTTGAACATATCAATGTGTGAAATAGAAATTTTCAGCTATTACACCTACTAAATCCAATATGTTCTTCACAACATAGTGAAACAGATTCGTTACTGTTTATATCAAGTAAAATAAGAcatttaactattttgaataaaaacctccagaaacattttgacaaatcTCACCGTAATCACTAATTGTAAAGGTGTGCTTGAAAGTTacattattaaaatgttatagatgaccagtatttcaaattttgaaatttattggCATGTGAGTTCATTGTCCGTGTGAAGATCTCCCTTTGTTTACTTGTTTAACATGGAAATGAGCGCTAAGCAATACTAGTATAAGGAAATAAAAGTGCTAAAAGTTTCCATTGAACGCacataatataaaaaaagagTTTAATAGCTTGTGAGTGCGAGAAACTCTctgttaaggatgtacgagcgtttttttcggGATATCCgcgattttgaaaaatgtttcttcgaatattgctttcaaacaaaagttttgccagaaaataatgataaataattaaaatatggctattaatgtaccatttaaccagacagattctactttttgcgaaacaAAATTCACCCATagttttggctggcatttgcctaaaattggcGTAAGATTTACAATTGGGTAGGGGTAGGTGatatcaaatatctattaaagtagatcaggttttgttttgatattttcctgactgatacatataataataagctacaattgtgataaaagttttcaaaataacactttttattatctagaaaatataaaaaaacaagaacaacaaatatcgaaattcaccaatttttaagttttttcttaataaatctcttagatgcacggtgatccCAACTTTTTTTCCTTCCTATATGAAGcaattttgtgtgtcattaaagctgcaaaatattttgaaaatcttagcatcagaatgatttttttgtagatctaaatacgttttctCCACttaaaataaagtgggtggggtaattatgtcaacatgtaaaaatgaaagagatttattagtgacatttatgcttatataatactgacatcatcTTGTTTTCATATTAGCCTGTAAGACCCGAAATCTctcagttttacaaaattcagaaatgcttaaacagtgggtgaaggaaatgccctataaaattaaaacgagttcgttGACGTATGTTTTtacttctcttgtttgtcttggaaactaatgttcttcaagctcacagaatatgaaaaaattcttaacgttagaaaaaaatcgctcctacatccttaataCCTGTAAGCTTACTCTCCTGTAAGAAAATTGATGTGTGATAAGAACAGCAGTTTTAAGCTAGAATAACACCAAATATCctctaaatatattatatttggaTCATGGTATTCACTCAATGAACCTGTTCAATAAGAGTTCCACTAAGACAGTTGTTAGAGCTAGTGTGTGGTGttgtacattttttttacttttcacgATCAGACTCTTTATACTTTGTtacgttatatgcttccaaaggtaTTTTAGTATAGTTCATCACATTCTATCAATTAAACATAGATAGacagaaaattataaatatactctttttacttttaacagtcattaataatttatacaatcTGTGTTCTGATATTGCTGTTTAAAACTCTTCTAACACTATTATTTTCTGTTGGAGATGCTTGTGTATTTACATTATATCATATCACTACTTTGAATAGCTGTAATTTTATCTCTCCCCCAGCACAGTTAGAAATGGCAAGTCTTGTCTTGTCCTTTGAGAAACAAATACTGGAAGGACTCGTCATATCTATCTTGTGAGATGCTATAACTTTTCCTAATGGAGAAATCTGTACTATGCTGTTTCTTCGCATACTACAAACAAAGATACAATCAAACGGTCCTACTGCAACATTTTTTGGTTCTCTGATTTGATCGTTCTTGACACTGACTGTGGTGTTGGTTGTGGTGTCGTATATAAAAACAGTGTGTTTATAGCTATCGGTGAGAACAACTCTGTCACTGTTTCTTATATATGTACAGGCACTGGTGTCAAGAGAGTATTTCTTGTTCTGAAAGTTGATACTGAAATCTTTCTCTTCTCCTGACATCGATACAATACGAACATGTCTTGTATCACCGACTGTTCCAACAACAAAATTCTTATCATCTTTTAGACATATTGACATATATTTAGTTGTCACTTTACATGTCCTGATAAGAGTAATTTCATTTGATTTACTGACATGTAGAAAGTCTATTTTGCAAGGATTTCTACTTGTTATCGCCACTTCCTCCTCAGATACAGCAACAACACACTGTGGATTATACGATAACTGAAATGATCCTACTTCCTCAAGCTTCTCATTGTAAATCAAACATCTGCAGTTGTAATTATCTACGGTAACAAGCCTGCCATCAGGCAAGAAATCCAGTCCTGAGTAAAATggttctttgtttttgttttcattctgcTTCAGTTCGAGAACACCAATTTGAAACAACTGTACTGGCCTGGTTCCCGGTGCCTCCACTCGTACTGGGAGAAGTTCAGAATGAAGTGCTATTTGTTCTGGTAATTTCAATTCCATATGTAAAGATACAATATCCACATCTGTTAGGGACTGAAATTCGTTTCTAAGTTCCTCTATCCGATATTGAGAAATAAGTTTTTGTGGGGTTGTGCCACATTTAGTCATATTAATCAGTGACAGCTTGGCTCGTTTACATTTCTGAACGACATGCTCACAGTATTtgcgttttttctttatttctttcaaggtattatttttcatttcatcagctttttcttttattttttgtgctTCAGAATCAAATTGCttcaataaaacatttctatATTCATCTAACTTAGCAGGAATACTTTTTACATTCTTGTTTACATCTCTTTCAATGGAAGACAACCATGTTATAAGCAGGTGTGCTTCGTTTTGTAGTCGAGGTATTTCCATTGTTGGGTTGTATTTGGATTCATATGACATTGTATCCTCAGAAATGGATGTAACTTTAAGACAGTTTTCGTGTTTCTCCTCTACACACACCTCACAGCAAAGTTCATTATCAGATTCACAAATGTACGAGATATTCTTTTTATGGTCATCACACTTATCATAACCCTTCATATCAATCTTTAATGGTTTTCGTTTTACTATTCTTTTCCGGTTGTGCGTATTCTCAACAGTATGAATACGTTGGTTGCATTCAATGCACATAAACTGACAACAGGCTTCACAATAAAATGTTGCTGTTGCAGTGTCCTTTCTGGGTGAACAAACCTCACAGTCAGGCAATGTATCGGGAAATGTAGAATGAGTGAAATCGTCCGTGTATCctaagaaaataatattatacaaacGATATGCTTTagctttacattttaaaaatcgAGATATAGCAACCAAGAAAATACAAAtactataaaaatatgaaaagatttttgtaaaaagtttatGTTTCCAATTTATCGATGATATCAATAATTCTACCGTAAAAAGTATTTGTCTCTTTAAATGAAAGTATTCgatgaaaaagtattttaccagAATGTATCTTCTGAAACCCTTCTATAACTTCCTGCTTAAAATCTGTAAAGGAAGCATTTAGAACAGTTATAAAGAACAATCAAAAAGGTATGCCACAAAATTAACAGAACTGACTTTCTGTACATAAAACAagataaactagagctatcactgaagttgatgaatgtaccccccacaggCACTGagacagtacattgcaatctgatgcacacaaaatttcataattatgcggacagtatgtatatagtatagaaacaaaaaagtcctataactctgcagaatatttttttctgcaaaaaccTAACATGCAACATGTaaggttgatactgatcacttgtttaaagtttcattaaattgtgtccaatggttcggaagattaggcgcgcacaagactgaaTATGCaaactctatgtatatagcatgtATGTAGTATAGtagcaaataaaaacaaaacaaaagtcccataactcttcataaaatttatctaaaagaacgttaCATACACCATACACAACTAGGGTTAGTACTGATCATTTgcatgaagtttcattaaatcttGTGAAAGCGTTCGGGAGATAAGGCGCGTACAATATTGCAtatgcatatgcagactgtatgtgtATAGTATATTAAccaaaacaaagtcccataactctgcagaatttatttctgaaataacttaacatgcaccatgcaaaactagggttactactggtCGCTTGTGTTTAGTTTcattatatattgtttgtatggattcaggagattaggcgcgtacatgattgcatatgcagactctatgtatataatatagtaacaaagAAGTCCCGTAACAGAAAagttttctgaaagaacctaacatgcatcataCACAACTATAGTTGTTACTGAGCACTTACGTgcgaagtttcatttaattgtgtcaaggagatgaggagagttggtgcatACAAGgttgtgtctatggacagacagacggacagacaacctgaaagcAGTATACTCCCTTTACAACTTACTTTTTCTCCGAATGGTTTAATAAATACATCTAATTAGTATTCCATCCAGcttttttcaaagtacaaaatggGCAACATCCTGTATCACTACGCTTTTTCTAACATCTAGATATTACCCTCTAGACCTTATAAAACCTGAATTGGCATGTCATATGTTCTTTTGTCAGGATTCTGgccattttaatgaaattacttaATAGGAAatatatttctcttttttatcTAAGAATACCACAAAAATTACATGTACATCATTTAAATACTATGCCCTAAATATTGAATGGATATATTTGTACCTGATAGGGATTCTTGTAATCGGTTCTCTGAAGCTCTGACTTCTTGCACAATATCTTTAGACTGTTTGTCTAACATTCCTTCAAAATCTTGTAACAGCTCGTCTTCATTCCTCAGCTCCTTTACGTACTTAAGAGCAGTTGCCTCATCAAGAGGTTCGCTTGTAAACTTCTGTATTAATTTTGAGCATTCAGTCTGTAGAGTCACATCAAGGCCTAGACACAATTTCGTCAATGCATCTTCCAGATCTGATTTCAAAGCGTTGTAATCAGCGAGTTCAAATGAAGCCGTCAAATTATGTGCCAATTTGTTTCTTGTTTCCTTTATTACTTTAATGTACTGTATGTCGGCGGTAGAAAGAATCATCACATCTTGTAGAACAACTGTCAGCAAAGAAAGGTCAAGGTCTTCAATATCCGGGATCCC
Proteins encoded in this region:
- the LOC123555176 gene encoding uncharacterized protein LOC123555176 (The sequence of the model RefSeq protein was modified relative to this genomic sequence to represent the inferred CDS: added 400 bases not found in genome assembly), whose product is MNVQTEYYIRLLLTLVQGGMLVCKGIIDRELAGITLDVILKAHEPKLKKKLIKSQYLVLFPKSGTPDVEDLDLSVLTVVLQDVINLAIADKQHIKIIKETRNTLAHNSTASVELSDYNTLKTDLEDALTKLCLGLDVTLQTECSKLIQKFTSEPLDEATALKYVKELRNEDELLQDFEGMLDKQSKDIVQEVRASENRLQESLSDFKQEVIEGFQKIHSGYTDDFTHSTFPDTLPDCEVCSPRKDTATATFYCEACCQFMCIECNQRIHTVENTHNRKRIVKRKPLKIDMKGYDKCDDHKKNISYICESDNELCCEVCVEEKHENCLKVTSISEDTMSYESKYNPTMEIPRLQNEAHLLITWLSSIERDVNKNVKSIPAKLDEYRNVLLKQFDSEAQKIKEKADEMKNNTLKEIKKKRKYCEHVVQKCKRAKLSLINMTKCGTTPQKLISQYRIEELRNEFQSLTDVDIVSLHMELKLPEQIALHSELLPVRVEAPGTRPVQLFQIGVLELKQNENKNKEPFYSGLDFLPDGRLVTVDNYNCRCLIYNEKLEEVGSFQLSYNPQCVVAVSEEEVAITSRNPCKIDFLHVSKSNEITLIRTCKVTTKYMSICLKDDKNFVVGTVGDTRHVRIVSMSGEEKDFSINFQNKKYSLDTSACTYIRNSDRVVLTDSYKHTVFIYDTTTNTTVSVKNDQIREPKNVAVGPFDCIFVCSMRRNSIVQISPLGKVIASHKIDMTSPSSICFSKDKTRLAISNCAGGEIKLQLFKVVI